Proteins from a single region of Campylobacter concisus:
- the dnaG gene encoding DNA primase gives MIDPKSIEKLKNQIDIVDIIEHYLPVKKMGANYKCVCPFHDDRNPSMSISQSKQIFHCFACKAGGDAIKFVMDYEKLTYPEAIERIASLVNFSLEYTSDKAPTQKENKHILEKANAFYRSEFFKHESAVRYIYSRGINDAMIEKFELGWAGESASTIRLLQNENIEPKEALEVGIVKQNEKGIYASFIERITFPIYAHTAKLVGFGGRTISDHPAKYVNSPQSIVFDKSKLLYGYHLARQSIFEKKQIIITEGYLDVIMLHFAGFTNAVAVLGTALTTNHLPLLKRGEISVVLCFDGDGAGIGAAIKSSRLLVQNEIDGSVVIIKDGADPADMVFAGRSDELKEMFGSGTELGEFYIEQIAKKYDISRPVQKQKCLEEIVEFTNSLKPIIAKSYESLVANLLKIELNTFSLHGQRYINRQDQNFTNATTTNKQVAQKKDKTDILEFSVLKSMLANKNYETIVLNELEEKFFLHHKDYFQAVLLPNIEDNAVLVREIYVDESSNVASSEESLKEAILKLKLKYYEKFREDTRKSQKPNKIEIMQKISEIIKGLHNKLQKN, from the coding sequence ATGATAGATCCAAAATCCATTGAAAAACTCAAAAATCAAATCGATATCGTTGACATTATAGAGCACTATTTGCCAGTCAAAAAAATGGGTGCAAACTATAAATGTGTCTGCCCATTTCACGATGATAGAAATCCTAGCATGAGCATAAGCCAAAGCAAGCAAATTTTTCACTGTTTTGCTTGCAAGGCCGGCGGAGATGCGATCAAATTTGTAATGGATTATGAGAAATTAACCTATCCAGAAGCTATCGAAAGAATAGCTAGCCTTGTAAATTTTAGCCTCGAATACACAAGCGATAAAGCTCCAACACAAAAAGAAAATAAGCACATTTTAGAAAAGGCAAATGCCTTTTATAGGAGCGAATTTTTCAAGCATGAATCCGCTGTGAGATATATCTATTCTCGTGGCATAAATGATGCGATGATCGAGAAATTTGAGCTTGGCTGGGCAGGGGAGAGCGCTAGTACCATTAGGCTTTTGCAAAATGAAAATATCGAGCCAAAAGAGGCGCTTGAGGTTGGAATCGTAAAGCAAAACGAGAAGGGAATTTATGCTAGTTTTATCGAGCGTATCACATTTCCCATATATGCGCACACGGCAAAACTAGTTGGCTTTGGCGGTAGAACGATCTCAGATCATCCTGCAAAATATGTAAATTCTCCACAAAGCATAGTTTTTGACAAGTCAAAGCTACTTTACGGCTACCACTTAGCTAGGCAAAGCATCTTTGAAAAGAAGCAGATCATCATCACAGAGGGTTATTTAGATGTCATCATGCTTCATTTTGCAGGCTTTACAAACGCTGTTGCCGTACTTGGAACCGCACTTACAACTAATCACTTACCACTTTTAAAAAGAGGAGAGATAAGTGTAGTTCTTTGTTTTGATGGTGATGGAGCTGGTATAGGTGCAGCTATAAAATCATCTCGCCTTTTGGTTCAAAACGAGATAGACGGAAGTGTTGTTATCATAAAAGATGGTGCAGACCCTGCAGATATGGTTTTTGCAGGTAGAAGCGACGAGCTAAAAGAGATGTTTGGCTCTGGTACTGAACTTGGAGAGTTTTACATCGAGCAAATTGCCAAGAAATACGACATATCACGCCCAGTACAAAAGCAAAAGTGTTTAGAAGAGATAGTGGAATTTACAAATTCTCTAAAGCCAATAATCGCAAAAAGCTATGAGTCGTTAGTCGCAAATTTGCTCAAAATAGAGCTAAATACTTTTAGCCTTCATGGACAAAGATATATAAATAGACAAGATCAAAATTTTACAAATGCTACAACGACAAATAAACAAGTGGCTCAAAAAAAAGATAAAACTGATATTTTGGAATTTAGCGTTTTAAAGAGCATGCTTGCAAATAAAAATTACGAAACTATCGTTTTAAACGAGCTCGAGGAGAAATTCTTCTTGCATCATAAAGATTATTTTCAGGCTGTTTTATTGCCAAATATTGAAGATAACGCGGTACTTGTTAGAGAAATTTATGTTGATGAAAGCTCAAATGTAGCTTCTAGTGAAGAGAGCCTTAAAGAGGCCATTTTAAAGCTAAAACTAAAATACTATGAGAAGTTTCGCGAAGATACTAGAAAATCACAAAAACCAAATAAAATCGAAATAATGCAAAAAATTTCAGAGATCATTAAAGGCTTACACAACAAGCTACAAAAAAATTAG
- a CDS encoding tetratricopeptide repeat protein produces the protein MSVDIFFIGHRDPIFSLIILFSIILMIAALSYAWGIFLSKDEKKRIEKFIRKFDSKDGISSEHKQMLQSPEIDAQSLCMLGQTFAKNGDFEKSISVYLIALGKVRDKNEKEFILNELGEVYFKAGFLKKASEVFEKVLELSPRNVLALRFLTMIDEKLKNYKEALYALNSLEELGVNVKDQKAYIKAISTLDDRNLSFNEKVEILSRLSQNFELLRRMILALFIRHNENLENLKDFARFEDVIDLLYNLKTPINLSDPKYKSLFYAKGDIDELCEIYGFELNVIKKLKDAKFEAAGLSFNYVCKSCKNSFPMHFYRCPVCHELGSVKILSHITEKPSEDSNTF, from the coding sequence ATGAGCGTGGATATTTTTTTCATTGGGCATAGAGATCCGATATTTAGCCTTATTATTTTATTTAGCATTATTTTGATGATAGCTGCATTAAGCTACGCTTGGGGTATCTTTTTAAGTAAAGATGAGAAAAAAAGAATCGAAAAATTTATAAGAAAATTTGATAGTAAAGATGGCATAAGTAGCGAGCATAAACAGATGCTACAAAGCCCAGAGATAGACGCTCAAAGCCTTTGCATGCTAGGGCAAACTTTTGCTAAAAATGGTGATTTTGAAAAATCAATTAGTGTTTATCTCATCGCACTTGGCAAAGTTAGAGATAAAAATGAAAAAGAATTTATCCTAAACGAGCTTGGAGAGGTCTATTTTAAGGCTGGATTTTTAAAAAAAGCTAGCGAAGTCTTTGAAAAAGTGCTTGAACTAAGTCCAAGAAATGTGCTTGCACTTCGCTTTTTAACGATGATAGATGAAAAACTTAAAAACTATAAAGAAGCCCTTTATGCGCTAAATTCTCTTGAAGAGCTTGGTGTAAATGTAAAAGATCAAAAGGCCTATATAAAGGCGATCAGTACGCTTGATGATAGAAATTTAAGCTTTAATGAAAAGGTAGAAATTCTCTCCCGTCTTAGCCAAAATTTTGAGCTTTTAAGACGTATGATCTTAGCACTTTTCATAAGGCACAATGAAAATTTAGAAAATTTAAAAGATTTTGCTCGTTTTGAAGATGTGATCGATCTGCTTTACAACCTAAAAACGCCTATAAATTTAAGCGATCCAAAGTACAAATCACTCTTTTACGCAAAGGGCGATATAGATGAGCTTTGCGAAATTTATGGCTTTGAGCTAAACGTCATCAAAAAACTAAAAGATGCTAAATTTGAGGCGGCTGGGCTAAGCTTTAACTACGTTTGTAAAAGCTGCAAAAACTCATTTCCGATGCACTTTTACCGCTGTCCAGTCTGCCACGAGCTAGGAAGTGTAAAAATTTTATCCCACATCACAGAAAAACCAAGTGAAGACAGTAACACTTTTTAG
- the rnhA gene encoding ribonuclease HI, protein MKTVTLFSDGSCLGNPGAGGWAYILRFNEAQKKESGGEAYTTNNQMELKAAIMGLKALKEPCEVRLFTDSSYVVNSINEWLSNWQKRNFKNVKNVELWQEYLEISKPHKVVASWVKGHAGHPENEECDQMARDEALKIKDENKI, encoded by the coding sequence GTGAAGACAGTAACACTTTTTAGCGACGGCTCGTGCCTTGGAAACCCTGGAGCTGGCGGCTGGGCTTATATTTTGAGATTTAATGAAGCGCAGAAAAAAGAGAGTGGCGGCGAGGCATATACTACAAATAATCAAATGGAGCTAAAAGCTGCAATAATGGGGCTAAAAGCGCTAAAAGAGCCTTGCGAAGTGAGGCTCTTTACCGATAGCTCATACGTGGTAAATAGTATAAATGAGTGGCTTTCCAACTGGCAAAAGAGAAATTTTAAAAACGTAAAAAATGTCGAGCTTTGGCAGGAGTATTTAGAAATTTCAAAGCCTCACAAAGTCGTGGCAAGCTGGGTTAAGGGGCATGCTGGACACCCTGAAAACGAGGAGTGCGACCAGATGGCAAGAGATGAGGCATTAAAAATAAAAGATGAGAATAAGATATGA
- the rnc gene encoding ribonuclease III has product MKNLEEFERNLGYKFKKTELLEEALTHKSTKQALNNERLEFLGDAVMDLLVAEYLFKKFSKIAEGDMSKLRAALVNEKSFANMARHLKMGKFLRLSTAEENNGGREKESILSDAFEAVMGAIYLEAGLDKVREISIALLELCYPQIDFAHLEKDYKTALQEVTQANLGVIPTYELIGTSGPDHKKEFEIALLLNGKEISRAVGSSKKQAQQLAAKIALEKIKK; this is encoded by the coding sequence ATGAAAAATTTAGAAGAATTTGAACGAAATCTTGGATATAAATTTAAAAAAACTGAACTTTTAGAAGAGGCGCTAACGCATAAAAGTACCAAACAGGCGTTAAATAACGAAAGACTCGAATTTTTGGGCGATGCGGTTATGGATCTACTTGTGGCTGAGTATCTTTTTAAGAAATTTAGCAAGATCGCAGAGGGCGACATGAGTAAGCTAAGAGCCGCGCTTGTAAATGAAAAAAGCTTTGCAAATATGGCAAGGCATCTAAAAATGGGTAAATTTTTAAGACTAAGTACGGCTGAAGAGAACAATGGCGGACGCGAGAAAGAAAGCATTTTAAGCGATGCATTTGAGGCAGTGATGGGCGCTATCTACCTTGAGGCTGGACTTGATAAAGTGCGAGAAATTTCGATCGCTCTGCTTGAACTTTGCTATCCACAGATCGACTTTGCACACCTTGAAAAGGACTACAAAACCGCTCTTCAAGAGGTCACTCAGGCTAATCTTGGTGTCATCCCAACATACGAACTCATCGGCACGTCAGGTCCTGACCACAAGAAAGAATTTGAGATAGCCTTGCTACTAAATGGCAAAGAAATTTCACGCGCCGTTGGCAGCTCTAAAAAGCAAGCCCAACAGCTTGCAGCAAAAATCGCACTAGAAAAAATCAAAAAATAG
- the aroC gene encoding chorismate synthase: MNTFGKKLTLTTFGESHGVAIGGVIDGLPAGLKIDTDFIQSELDKRRPGQSNFTTARDEADKIEIFSGIFDGMSTGAPIGFAIFNNNQKSNDYENLREIFRPGHADFTYFKKYGFRDHRGGGRSSARETAVRVAGGAFAQLLLNEFNIEILSGVLGIGKIFSDKIDFNFAKNSQIYALGNEEAMKEVINKARSEHDSVGAVVLSVAKGVPAGLGEPLYDKLDSALAAALMGINGVKAVEIGAGVNVSSMMGSANNDEMDELGFLSNNAGGILGGISSGAEIVLKSHFKPTPSIFKEQKTLNLAGEVVDFELRGRHDPCIGIRGSIVATAMIRLVIADMLLLNASTKLENLKKIYG; the protein is encoded by the coding sequence TTGAATACATTTGGCAAAAAACTAACATTAACAACCTTTGGCGAGAGCCACGGGGTGGCGATCGGTGGTGTGATAGATGGACTTCCAGCTGGGCTAAAGATAGATACAGACTTCATCCAAAGTGAGCTTGATAAGCGTCGTCCTGGACAAAGCAATTTTACAACCGCAAGAGATGAAGCCGATAAGATAGAAATTTTTAGCGGCATCTTTGATGGCATGAGTACTGGAGCGCCGATAGGTTTTGCCATTTTTAACAACAATCAAAAGTCAAACGACTATGAAAATTTACGTGAAATTTTCCGTCCAGGCCATGCGGATTTTACATATTTCAAAAAATATGGTTTTAGAGATCACAGAGGCGGCGGACGCTCAAGCGCAAGAGAAACGGCCGTTAGAGTAGCTGGTGGAGCTTTTGCGCAGCTACTTTTAAATGAGTTTAATATAGAAATTTTAAGTGGAGTGCTTGGTATAGGCAAAATTTTTAGCGACAAAATAGACTTTAACTTTGCTAAAAATTCTCAAATTTACGCTCTTGGCAATGAAGAAGCGATGAAAGAAGTGATAAATAAAGCTAGAAGCGAGCACGATAGCGTAGGAGCTGTGGTTTTAAGCGTGGCTAAAGGCGTGCCAGCTGGTCTTGGTGAGCCACTTTATGATAAGCTTGATAGTGCTCTAGCAGCGGCTTTAATGGGCATAAATGGTGTAAAAGCCGTTGAGATAGGTGCTGGCGTAAATGTAAGCTCTATGATGGGCTCAGCAAACAACGACGAGATGGACGAACTTGGCTTTTTGAGCAACAACGCTGGTGGTATACTTGGCGGCATAAGTAGCGGCGCTGAGATCGTGTTAAAGAGCCATTTTAAGCCTACGCCTTCGATATTTAAAGAGCAAAAGACGCTAAATTTAGCTGGCGAAGTGGTAGATTTTGAGCTAAGAGGTAGGCATGATCCATGCATAGGTATACGAGGAAGCATCGTTGCAACCGCGATGATAAGGCTAGTTATCGCCGATATGTTACTGCTAAATGCTAGCACAAAGCTTGAAAATTTAAAGAAAATTTACGGCTAA
- a CDS encoding autotransporter domain-containing protein, which yields MLGAFAIPTFDNSDEDAKIDGRVRNYGFGIFSRLNLPRDFYIDLMAKAGRSQTKVDAKNVDYKISMPYYNASFGVGKKIKFDSFMLDSGLNYTLSYVGSDEADIGQSTLKFSSVTSSGAKIYSKIAYDAGKFNPYGKISAEYKFNTKSKIAVIQEDEEISLTQKGTSS from the coding sequence ATGCTTGGGGCTTTTGCTATACCAACATTTGATAACAGCGATGAAGATGCCAAAATAGATGGTAGAGTTAGAAATTATGGATTTGGTATTTTTTCAAGGCTAAATTTACCACGTGATTTTTATATCGATCTCATGGCAAAAGCTGGTAGGAGTCAAACTAAGGTTGATGCGAAAAATGTTGATTATAAAATCTCAATGCCATATTACAATGCTAGCTTTGGCGTAGGCAAAAAGATAAAATTTGATAGTTTTATGCTTGATAGTGGGCTAAACTACACACTCTCTTATGTCGGTAGCGATGAGGCAGATATCGGACAAAGCACATTAAAATTTAGCAGCGTTACATCAAGTGGAGCCAAAATTTACTCAAAGATAGCCTATGATGCTGGTAAATTTAATCCTTATGGAAAAATTAGCGCTGAGTATAAATTTAATACAAAATCAAAAATAGCAGTGATCCAAGAAGACGAGGAGATAAGCCTAACTCAAAAAGGCACAAGCTCATAG
- a CDS encoding DNA repair protein, which yields MKNEAQKFYAVIDLKSFYASVECVERGLDPFKADLVVADDSRGNGSVCLAVSPALRAKGVKNRCRLFEIPKVIKFIIAPPRMQFYIDYAAKIYEIYLKYVSKDDIYVYSIDEAFIDLTSYVKFYNTDAKSIAKKIMDEILKTTGVTATCGMGTNLYLAKIALDILAKHSDDGISFLDEQLYKERLWTHQPLDDFWRIGKQTRLKLEKHGIFCMKDIANAPRSLLENFFGVDAYITIDHANGIEPTTIADIKAYKPSTKSYFSSEILPRDYERCEAVIVLKEMADRLALRMINKEVMASGITINIKFADKLEPLQRASVRFKTPTNVSSVLMSAAEELLLNKIKNVGLIRQISISANDVVKESLAHQSLFDDGAKEKAILKSLNLIKEKFGKNSVLRAIDLLPEATGQDRNKKIGGHKSGE from the coding sequence ATGAAAAACGAAGCACAAAAATTTTATGCCGTCATTGATCTAAAGTCATTTTACGCCTCAGTTGAGTGCGTAGAGCGAGGACTTGATCCGTTTAAAGCCGATCTAGTCGTGGCTGACGATAGTCGTGGCAATGGAAGTGTTTGCCTAGCCGTTAGCCCGGCTCTTAGAGCTAAAGGTGTGAAAAATAGATGCAGACTTTTTGAGATACCAAAGGTTATAAAATTTATCATCGCACCGCCTAGAATGCAGTTTTACATCGACTATGCGGCTAAAATTTATGAGATATACCTAAAATATGTCTCAAAAGATGATATCTATGTCTATTCTATCGATGAGGCCTTTATTGATCTTACTTCTTATGTTAAATTTTATAATACCGATGCAAAATCCATAGCCAAAAAGATAATGGATGAAATTTTAAAAACTACTGGCGTGACGGCCACCTGTGGCATGGGCACAAATTTATACCTTGCAAAAATCGCCCTTGATATCCTGGCTAAGCACAGTGATGATGGGATTTCATTTTTAGACGAGCAGCTTTATAAAGAACGTCTTTGGACGCATCAACCCTTGGATGACTTTTGGCGTATCGGTAAGCAAACTAGGCTAAAGCTGGAAAAACATGGAATTTTTTGTATGAAAGATATAGCAAATGCTCCGCGAAGCTTGCTTGAGAATTTTTTTGGAGTCGATGCCTATATAACGATAGATCACGCAAATGGCATAGAGCCAACAACAATAGCTGATATAAAAGCATATAAACCAAGTACAAAATCCTACTTTAGCTCTGAAATTTTACCAAGAGACTACGAACGTTGTGAGGCAGTGATCGTGCTAAAAGAGATGGCGGATAGACTAGCACTTAGGATGATCAACAAAGAAGTAATGGCGAGCGGAATAACGATAAATATAAAATTTGCCGACAAACTCGAGCCACTACAACGTGCAAGCGTTCGGTTTAAGACACCAACAAATGTCTCAAGCGTACTGATGAGCGCGGCTGAGGAGCTACTTTTAAACAAGATAAAAAATGTTGGGCTGATTAGGCAAATTAGCATCAGTGCAAACGACGTAGTAAAAGAAAGCCTAGCTCATCAAAGTCTTTTTGATGATGGCGCTAAAGAAAAGGCGATTTTAAAATCCCTAAATCTCATAAAAGAAAAATTTGGTAAAAACTCGGTTTTAAGAGCGATCGATCTACTACCAGAAGCCACTGGGCAAGATAGAAATAAAAAGATCGGAGGGCACAAAAGTGGCGAGTAA
- a CDS encoding YolD-like family protein: MASKDRAKIFSSFNPLSTLERALRQKEREKCEKLELDESKVDEIFKKISELRPADEVYVSYHDGYTYTSASGLISDVNFKNKTLMVVKTRIKFEDINDLKII, from the coding sequence GTGGCGAGTAAAGATAGAGCAAAAATTTTTAGCTCGTTTAATCCCCTATCAACCTTAGAGCGAGCCTTGCGACAAAAAGAGCGAGAAAAATGCGAAAAACTAGAGCTTGATGAGAGCAAGGTCGATGAAATTTTTAAAAAGATAAGCGAGCTAAGGCCAGCTGATGAAGTATATGTGAGCTATCATGACGGCTACACCTATACAAGTGCTAGCGGACTAATCTCTGACGTAAATTTCAAAAACAAAACTCTTATGGTTGTAAAAACTAGGATCAAATTTGAAGATATAAATGACCTAAAAATAATTTAG
- a CDS encoding molybdopterin-dependent oxidoreductase, with amino-acid sequence MKRRDFIKFSALAATAAQANKIEGVTKTIFDQKKTFGANRFGLFWANTNSNQIVSVDPFEGDKFPNTMNNSLPDLIQNESRVLYPYVRKSYLKAKGAAKSELRGKEEFVRVSWDTALDLAAKALKENFDKYGPESIYGECYWWGGSGKISWGRTVGHRMLKVLGGYVEESGDYSTGAGLVIMPHVLGNSAVYDAPTKWEAMVKNAKNIVFWGTDPLVTGQISWQPPTHDGYLGIKKIKEAGIKTYSVCVFKNDTTRYLDSETIIVRPNTDVAMMLGMCHYLYENKLYDEEFIKKYTVGFNKFKDYLLGTTDKVVKDVNWASKICGVKAEEIAKFATVLAKEPSTIIAGRSLQRQDHGEMGFWGIVTLGAMLGHIGKEGLGFEFNLYYGNGSTDKIAPALKGISTRISEKYENVDGAPWKKFKNVTIPSSRSIEALQNPGKEIDYDGSKIKLPHMRVAYMASGSMFTRHQDVNNAVKAWRKFDTVITAEPYWTSTAKLSDIVLPVALEVERNDINQSVPSSEYIVAYKPVVEPMGESRSDYWICSQICKRWGREEVFTEGKDELGWAKEFYADAVEQAKALDLKMPNFDEFWKEGYVKFDKDNEETKYYTRLSAFRENPHKNRLGTPSGKIEIYSPTIAKFGYKDFAPHFAWIEPFEWLGSEKAKKYPFSITTPHSRYRLHSQLNNSIIRNYAEVSAREPMLINTNDAKKKGIATGDVVRVFNDRGEILVGALVTDIIPERVIAICEGAWYDPEVLGERSLCKHGCINVLTRDKGTSSIAQSNCGHTILADLEKYKGEIKPITAFSKPKILQSL; translated from the coding sequence ATGAAAAGACGAGATTTTATAAAATTTTCTGCACTTGCAGCCACTGCGGCACAAGCGAACAAGATTGAAGGTGTGACAAAAACCATTTTTGACCAAAAGAAAACTTTTGGAGCAAATAGATTTGGTCTATTTTGGGCAAATACCAACTCAAATCAAATCGTCTCTGTTGATCCATTTGAAGGCGATAAATTCCCAAATACAATGAATAATAGCTTGCCAGATCTCATCCAAAATGAAAGTCGCGTACTTTATCCGTACGTAAGAAAAAGCTACTTAAAGGCAAAAGGCGCAGCAAAAAGTGAGCTTCGTGGCAAGGAAGAATTTGTACGTGTTAGCTGGGATACAGCACTTGACCTTGCTGCAAAAGCCTTAAAAGAAAATTTTGACAAATATGGCCCTGAGAGCATCTACGGTGAGTGCTACTGGTGGGGCGGCAGCGGTAAGATCAGCTGGGGCAGAACCGTTGGTCACAGGATGCTAAAAGTGCTTGGCGGATACGTCGAAGAGAGCGGCGACTACTCAACTGGAGCTGGGCTTGTCATCATGCCTCACGTCCTTGGAAATAGTGCAGTTTATGACGCTCCTACAAAATGGGAAGCTATGGTTAAAAATGCTAAGAACATCGTATTTTGGGGTACTGACCCGCTTGTAACTGGTCAAATTTCATGGCAGCCACCAACACATGACGGTTATCTTGGTATTAAAAAGATAAAAGAGGCAGGCATTAAAACTTATAGTGTTTGCGTCTTCAAAAATGACACCACAAGATACCTTGACTCTGAAACTATCATCGTCCGTCCAAATACCGACGTAGCAATGATGCTTGGCATGTGTCACTATCTTTATGAAAACAAACTCTATGATGAGGAATTTATAAAAAAATACACAGTTGGTTTTAATAAATTTAAAGATTATTTGCTTGGTACGACCGACAAAGTGGTAAAAGACGTAAACTGGGCTAGTAAAATTTGTGGTGTAAAAGCCGAAGAGATTGCAAAATTTGCTACCGTACTTGCAAAAGAGCCAAGCACTATTATCGCTGGTAGATCTCTTCAAAGACAAGATCACGGTGAGATGGGATTTTGGGGCATAGTAACACTTGGTGCGATGCTTGGCCACATCGGTAAAGAGGGTCTTGGATTTGAGTTTAACCTCTACTACGGAAACGGCAGCACCGACAAGATAGCACCTGCTCTAAAAGGTATCAGTACTAGGATAAGCGAGAAATATGAAAATGTAGATGGTGCTCCGTGGAAGAAATTTAAAAACGTAACCATCCCATCTTCAAGATCAATCGAAGCTTTGCAAAATCCTGGCAAAGAGATAGATTATGATGGCTCAAAGATTAAGCTACCGCACATGAGAGTGGCTTACATGGCGTCTGGATCGATGTTTACAAGGCATCAGGACGTAAATAATGCCGTAAAAGCGTGGCGTAAATTTGACACCGTAATAACCGCTGAGCCATACTGGACAAGCACAGCTAAACTAAGCGACATTGTCTTACCAGTGGCACTTGAGGTAGAGAGAAATGACATCAACCAAAGTGTCCCATCAAGCGAATACATCGTGGCATACAAACCAGTAGTTGAGCCAATGGGCGAAAGTAGAAGCGACTACTGGATATGCTCACAAATTTGCAAACGCTGGGGTAGAGAAGAGGTCTTTACTGAGGGTAAAGATGAGCTTGGCTGGGCAAAAGAATTTTACGCAGACGCGGTGGAGCAAGCCAAGGCACTAGATCTTAAAATGCCAAACTTTGATGAGTTTTGGAAAGAGGGATATGTCAAATTTGACAAAGACAATGAAGAGACAAAATACTACACAAGACTTAGTGCATTTAGAGAAAATCCACACAAAAATCGCCTTGGTACGCCATCAGGCAAGATAGAAATTTACTCTCCAACTATTGCTAAATTTGGCTACAAAGACTTTGCTCCACACTTTGCTTGGATCGAGCCGTTTGAGTGGCTTGGTAGTGAAAAAGCTAAGAAATATCCATTTAGCATCACAACCCCACACTCAAGATACCGCTTGCACTCTCAGCTAAATAACTCAATAATTAGAAACTACGCTGAAGTGAGCGCAAGAGAGCCGATGTTAATAAATACAAACGACGCTAAGAAAAAAGGCATCGCAACTGGTGATGTAGTGAGAGTCTTTAACGATAGGGGTGAAATTTTAGTAGGAGCGCTTGTCACTGACATCATCCCAGAGCGTGTCATCGCTATTTGTGAAGGTGCATGGTATGATCCTGAAGTGCTTGGAGAAAGAAGCCTTTGTAAGCATGGCTGCATCAATGTCCTAACACGCGACAAAGGCACATCTAGTATCGCTCAAAGCAACTGCGGACATACGATACTAGCGGATCTTGAAAAATATAAAGGCGAGATCAAACCAATAACTGCCTTTTCTAAACCAAAAATTTTACAATCTTTGTAG
- a CDS encoding tetratricopeptide repeat protein, with the protein MKFFIIALFAAINLFSNEPGLSPLLAADTLKKVKKCKNPDLNATKECVQAGMIAANLKQDYGAAEGLFSLACAKGDGEGCFYLGELYKNNLVKAADKSERETKISAYYKASCVLYEYLPGCLALANFMQEELGDEVQSFAINNTLCNKKYAPGCYNVGWMIERTGGDIGEMMEYYERSCKLGYVGGCERAAWLYEGNFNENRYEQVKKDAKKAKQMRKKACELGDKQSC; encoded by the coding sequence ATGAAATTCTTCATCATCGCACTATTTGCGGCGATAAATTTATTTTCTAACGAGCCCGGCCTTTCGCCATTGCTAGCCGCAGATACGCTAAAAAAGGTCAAAAAATGCAAAAATCCAGACCTAAACGCCACCAAAGAGTGCGTACAAGCGGGTATGATAGCGGCTAACTTAAAGCAAGACTACGGCGCGGCGGAGGGGCTATTTAGCCTAGCCTGCGCCAAAGGAGACGGCGAGGGCTGCTTTTATCTGGGCGAACTTTATAAAAATAACCTAGTAAAAGCCGCGGATAAGAGCGAGCGCGAGACTAAGATTAGCGCGTATTACAAGGCTAGCTGCGTCCTTTATGAGTATTTGCCCGGTTGCTTGGCGCTAGCTAATTTCATGCAAGAAGAGCTGGGCGACGAGGTGCAGTCGTTTGCGATAAACAATACCCTATGCAACAAAAAATACGCTCCCGGATGCTACAACGTGGGCTGGATGATAGAGCGAACGGGAGGCGATATAGGCGAGATGATGGAGTATTACGAGCGCTCGTGTAAGCTAGGCTACGTAGGCGGCTGCGAGAGGGCGGCGTGGCTGTATGAGGGAAATTTCAACGAAAACAGATACGAGCAAGTAAAAAAAGACGCGAAAAAGGCAAAACAAATGCGAAAAAAGGCTTGCGAGCTAGGCGATAAGCAAAGCTGTTAA